The Punica granatum isolate Tunisia-2019 chromosome 4, ASM765513v2, whole genome shotgun sequence genome has a window encoding:
- the LOC116202805 gene encoding heavy metal-associated isoprenylated plant protein 39-like encodes MKKLVLKLDLANVKEKQKVMTKVSGMDGVISVAIDMEKKKMTVMGDVDAVKVASKLRKLCYAEIETLGEDKKDDKKDDKKTVDVAELLKTYPWLYHHYQPYPPVVYAEENPYPCVIC; translated from the exons ATGAAG AAATTGGTGTTGAAATTGGACTTGGCCAACGTCAAGGAGAAGCAGAAGGTGATGACCAAAGTTTCTGGAATGGATGGGGTCATCTCGGTGGCAATAGacatggagaagaagaagatgacagtGATGGGGGACGTCGACGCGGTGAAGGTGGCCAgcaagctgagaaagctctGCTACGCGGAGATAGAGACGCTGGGCGAGGACAAGAAGGATGACAAGAAGGATGACAAGAAGACCGTTGATGTAGCTGAGCTACTGAAGACCTATCCCTGGCTTTACCATCATTATCAGCCGTACCCACCAGTGGTGTATGCAGAGGAGAATCCATATCCGTGTGTAATTTGTTAG